Sequence from the Christiangramia fulva genome:
GCCAGTAACTTTATTTTATCTGAAATCTGCTGCCGCCCTTCAACCACATCATCGTATGCAAAAAGAATGTTCCTGATGCCATTAAATTTTGCCTCGGGCGGAACAGTTAAAACAGGGTAACTGTGTTTTCTAATAGCCGAGGTGGTAGTATTTCCAAAAAGATCCTGATCCAGGGCTTTTTCAGTCATTCCCATAACGATAAGATCAGCCTCATATTTTTTATACAGCCATTTCAATTCTTCCGGCACCTCAGACATCATACTTGATTCATAATGGGTTTCTATGCCAAAACGGGAAGCCAGGCTTTCACATTTTAATTTTAAAAGTTCCTGGTTCTCTTCTTCAAGCCCTATTAAGGCTTCAGCCGGTAAAAGCGAATTGCCAAAATGGGAAGGGATCGTAAAGGAATTGAAAATAATGATGCGCGCTCCTACTTTCTGGGCGAAAGAAGCCGCATAATTCAGGGCATTTTCAGCTTCGGCGGAAAAATCGGTAGCGACGATGATTGTTTTCATAAAATTTAATTTAAATGAGCGCGTTACAATTCAGAAATAAATAATGATACTCACAAAATTACAGGCTTAACTTAATTACACACTGACGAATATCATATTTACTGCACATTCTGAATAAAAAATGTTAATTTTAAATACAATATCTTTTCTTTATTTTAGAAGAGGCTAATTTGTATTTTTGCCAAAATTCCCGGAGCTACCTATGGCCAAAAAGAAAGCTAAAACCAAAAAAACCCGTACTTCATCCCGTAAATTTTCGTTGAAACTTAACCGGCATCAAAAAGTGGTTTTTGGAAGTTTCCTGATGCTTTTTGGCCTGGCCCTCATCATCGCCTTCGTATCGTTTCTTTTTAACTGGCAGGCAGACCAGAGTGTGCTGAATGAATTTACCAACCGTGAAGCAGAGGCTCAAAACTGGCTGAGCAAATTTGGTGCAGCGGTAAGCGACTTTTTTATCTATAAAGGTTTCGGAATAGCTTCTTTCACAATGGCTTTCCTGATATTTCTAAGTGGGATCTATCTATTCCTGGGTTTTAGCAATAACAATCTTAAGAAATTCTGGTTCTGGGGGACACTTGTGATGATATGGTTCTCGGTTTTCTTCGGATTTTTTGCCGGTTCTTACGCCATTCTTGGCGGCCGCATTGGTTATGAAATGAATGATTTTCTTCAGGATTATCTCGGCTTCTTTGGAACAATTCTGCTGATGCTCTTCCTTTTTATAGCTTATCTCACTATTAGGCTGAAGATGACTCCGGAAATGGTCATAGAATTTTTCCGTTCTGGCAAAAAAGAATTGAAAGACGGATTTAAAGATGCTGAAATTCCAGTAAGTGAAACCGAAGAGGAAATAGACTGGAAGGAAAAAGCCGCTATCAAGGAAGAAAAACCTGAAAAAACCATTGATCTTTCCGAAAAAAACAAGCCTGAACCTTCAGAAGAACCCACTATCAAAGAACCTGAAGAAGACGTTTCTATGGAGGTTGAAGCTGCCGCTGAAGAAGAGGAAGAAGATAATTTAAGCAAAAAACTGGTGAAAGATTTTGGGGAATTTGACCCCACTCTGGAACTGAAGAATTATAAATTTCCAACCATCGATCTTTTAAAAGATTATGGCGGCGGGATAACCATCAACCAGGAGGAACTCGAGGACAATAAAAACCGTATTGTTGATACCCTCAAGAATTACAAGATCGATATCGCGCAGATCAAAGCTACTGTTGGCCCCACGGTTACCCTTTACGAGATAGTTCCCGAAGCGGGAATACGTATCTCGAAGATCAAAAACCTTGAAGACGATATCGCCTTATCACTCTCTGCGCTGGGAATCCGGATTATCGCGCCCATCCCCGGCCGCGGAACTATCGGTATAGAGGTGCCTAATAAAAATCCGAGTATCGTTTCCATGCGTTCGGTGATCTCTTCACCAAAATTTCAAAATGCCGAGATGGAATTGCCCATGGCGCTGGGAAAAACCATCTCTAATGAAACTTTTGTGGTCGACCTGGCAAAAATGCCTCACCTGCTAATGGCCGGGGCGACGGGTCAGGGGAAATCGGTTGGATTGAACGCCATTCTGGCCTCCCTGCTTTATTGCAAACATCCCGCTGAAGTGAAGTTTGTACTGGTCGATCCAAAAAAGGTGGAACTCACGCTTTTCAACAAAATAGAACGACATTACCTGGCGAAACTTCCAGATACCGAAGAGGCCATTATTACCGATAATACCAAGGTGATCAATACGCTGAATTCATTATGTATCGAAATGGACAACCGCTACGAACTGCTGAAGGATGCCATGTGCCGGAATATTAAAGAATACAACACAAAATTCAAGGCCAGGAAACTAAATCCGAACGACGGCCACAAATTTTTGCCCTATATCGTTTTGGTGGTTGATGAGTTTGCCGACCTGATCATGACCGCCGGGAAAGAGGTTGAAACTCCCATCGCCCGACTCGCACAGCTCGCCAGGGCAATAGGAATTCATTTGATCATCGCCACACAAAGGCCTTCCGTAAATGTTATTACCGGTATTATCAAGGCCAACTTCCCCGCACGAATTGCTTTCCGCGTAACTTCAAAGATCGACTCGCGCACCATTCTGGATAACCAGGGAGCCGATCAGCTAATTGGCCGGGGTGATATGCTCTTCACCCAGGGGAACGAACTTAGAAGGCTTCAGTGTGCCTTTGTAGATACTCCCGAAGTTGACAAGATCACAGAATTTATTGGTTCACAAAAAGCCTATCCCGATGCGCATCAGCTTCCGGCCTACGAAAGTGAGGAAAGTGGCACAGGAGTTGATATAGATGTGAGCGAGCGGGACAAACTGTTCCGCGAAGCCGCAGAAGTGATCGTCACCGCCCAGCAGGGCTCTGCATCATTACTTCAAAGAAAGCTGAAATTA
This genomic interval carries:
- a CDS encoding universal stress protein, which gives rise to MKTIIVATDFSAEAENALNYAASFAQKVGARIIIFNSFTIPSHFGNSLLPAEALIGLEEENQELLKLKCESLASRFGIETHYESSMMSEVPEELKWLYKKYEADLIVMGMTEKALDQDLFGNTTTSAIRKHSYPVLTVPPEAKFNGIRNILFAYDDVVEGRQQISDKIKLLADFFKAKIEIFHVNRNLKKECSRTILQEFEGSDYDFKEIKSDMILNEIRQEIKTLPADLLVMIPQKYNFWESIIHRSKTRIMASESAIPVLSIPLTS
- a CDS encoding DNA translocase FtsK → MAKKKAKTKKTRTSSRKFSLKLNRHQKVVFGSFLMLFGLALIIAFVSFLFNWQADQSVLNEFTNREAEAQNWLSKFGAAVSDFFIYKGFGIASFTMAFLIFLSGIYLFLGFSNNNLKKFWFWGTLVMIWFSVFFGFFAGSYAILGGRIGYEMNDFLQDYLGFFGTILLMLFLFIAYLTIRLKMTPEMVIEFFRSGKKELKDGFKDAEIPVSETEEEIDWKEKAAIKEEKPEKTIDLSEKNKPEPSEEPTIKEPEEDVSMEVEAAAEEEEEDNLSKKLVKDFGEFDPTLELKNYKFPTIDLLKDYGGGITINQEELEDNKNRIVDTLKNYKIDIAQIKATVGPTVTLYEIVPEAGIRISKIKNLEDDIALSLSALGIRIIAPIPGRGTIGIEVPNKNPSIVSMRSVISSPKFQNAEMELPMALGKTISNETFVVDLAKMPHLLMAGATGQGKSVGLNAILASLLYCKHPAEVKFVLVDPKKVELTLFNKIERHYLAKLPDTEEAIITDNTKVINTLNSLCIEMDNRYELLKDAMCRNIKEYNTKFKARKLNPNDGHKFLPYIVLVVDEFADLIMTAGKEVETPIARLAQLARAIGIHLIIATQRPSVNVITGIIKANFPARIAFRVTSKIDSRTILDNQGADQLIGRGDMLFTQGNELRRLQCAFVDTPEVDKITEFIGSQKAYPDAHQLPAYESEESGTGVDIDVSERDKLFREAAEVIVTAQQGSASLLQRKLKLGYNRAGRIIDQLEAAGIVGPFEGSKARQVLVSDLAALDQLLNEEPNN